The window CATATTGCTCGCTAGGGATAAATGTTTCCTCATTTGCCCCCCAAAGCTGACTTGTTGCTTCAGCATTCCACCAATACGTATTCTTTTCATCATCTTCAATATCTATATTTAAAAATGATACGGAATATCCTGGTTGATTAAGATGATATTCTATTGAGTTTGTTTTATGTTCAGTACTTATATCATAAATTTTTCTGTCGTTATCAGTATTTTTTCCACTGTACATATAAAGTCCCACTATATATGATTGTTCTTTAATTTCTTCTGGTAAATTTTCTACCATGTTCTTAAATGGTTCATATGGATCAATTTTGATAATAGATCTATTTTTCATAATATGAACATTATGTCCCCATATAATAAACTTTTCATCTGGAAACATCTCTTCTAATAGCCACACTAAATTATCAGCCATTATTT of the Bacillus sp. SM2101 genome contains:
- a CDS encoding erythromycin esterase family protein, translating into MEQEYLSFVSSTYWKSNFPENWQETRRLLTEKYNDLLYQLNQGESDKFENEDEKQLFIKIIEQRIKSLNRKNTNEFRDKIMADNLVWLLEEMFPDEKFIIWGHNVHIMKNRSIIKIDPYEPFKNMVENLPEEIKEQSYIVGLYMYSGKNTDNDRKIYDISTEHKTNSIEYHLNQPGYSVSFLNIDIEDDEKNTYWWNAEATSQLWGANEETFIPSEQY